A region of Bradyrhizobium sp. SZCCHNS1050 DNA encodes the following proteins:
- a CDS encoding porin family protein, with protein MKTLASAVSLLLASSLGAFAADLPARYTKAPPPVAIYNWTGFYFGGSVGYGWGRSNLNTTLDQTSSWAVEGAAFQNEFVNISNNRLNPAGVLGGLQAGYNWQSGAGVFGIEADINGSDLNKRTVYTAANPPTTRTFNESIRNDWFMTLRGRAGYAVDTTLFYVTGGLAVGNVKGSWDLTSANGYTKTASANETRVGWTVGAGVEHAFAPNWTVKAEYLYTDLGSINYTSTYVPGSTFAPPGSNYVERLSQDFSFHTVRVGVNYKFGGPAAARY; from the coding sequence ATGAAAACCCTTGCCTCAGCCGTCTCTTTGCTCCTCGCCAGCTCGCTCGGCGCATTCGCCGCGGATCTGCCGGCCCGCTACACCAAGGCTCCCCCTCCGGTCGCGATCTACAACTGGACCGGCTTCTACTTCGGCGGCAGCGTCGGCTACGGCTGGGGCCGGTCGAACTTGAACACGACGCTGGACCAGACCAGCAGCTGGGCGGTCGAGGGCGCCGCCTTCCAGAATGAGTTCGTCAACATCAGCAACAACCGGCTCAATCCGGCCGGCGTGCTCGGCGGTCTCCAGGCCGGCTACAACTGGCAGAGCGGCGCCGGCGTCTTCGGCATCGAGGCCGACATCAACGGATCGGACCTCAACAAGCGGACGGTTTACACGGCGGCCAACCCGCCCACGACCCGCACCTTCAACGAGAGCATCCGGAACGACTGGTTCATGACCCTGCGCGGCCGCGCCGGTTACGCGGTCGATACGACGCTGTTCTACGTCACTGGCGGTCTCGCGGTCGGCAATGTCAAGGGCAGCTGGGATCTGACCTCGGCAAACGGCTACACCAAGACCGCCTCGGCCAACGAGACCCGGGTCGGCTGGACCGTCGGCGCGGGTGTCGAGCATGCGTTCGCACCGAACTGGACCGTCAAGGCAGAGTATCTCTACACCGACCTCGGCAGCATCAACTACACCTCGACCTACGTCCCGGGCAGCACCTTTGCCCCGCCCGGCTCGAACTACGTCGAGCGCCTGTCCCAGGACTTCTCATTCCACACGGTCCGGGTCGGCGTGAACTACAAGTTTGGCGGCCCGGCGGCCGCGCGCTACTGA
- a CDS encoding UDP-N-acetylglucosamine-peptide N-acetylglucosaminyltransferase, with protein sequence MRSLGRDRGMCAWDDFARSSTDARLSLARARSGQIPPFLLLSVPGMSAGEHRLCSELWTRDRIAASSAERARLDFRFDLTFRDKLRVGYLSNDFHDHATAHLLIEALEAHDRDRCELHAFSFGADDRGAMRGRLHAIFDGFHDVTALSDSAAAAAVHAAQIDILVDLKGYTRGARTGILMLHPAPVQVNFLGYPGTLGGDICDYIITDPFMTPLAVAADYSESFAYMPHSYQPHGRAALGPAPTRAEVGLPDAGIVFCCFNQAYKFTPAVFDLWCRLLDATPDSVLWLLASDRAEGNLRGEALRRGVAPGRLVFAPETTQGEHLRRLQLADLVLDTAPYGAHTTASDALWAGVPIVSCAGDTFASRVAGSLLHAVGCPELIASDEADYLAVALTLAAEPDLLRAAKARLWRNRPAAPLFDAAAYARSLQDLYDQMWRRRSSGGAPGPIWASKS encoded by the coding sequence ATGAGATCGCTCGGGCGCGACCGCGGCATGTGTGCCTGGGACGATTTCGCCCGGTCGTCGACCGATGCCCGGCTGTCGCTGGCGCGGGCGCGATCGGGGCAAATTCCGCCATTCCTGCTGCTATCGGTGCCCGGCATGAGCGCCGGCGAGCATCGCCTTTGCTCCGAGCTGTGGACCCGCGACCGGATCGCCGCCAGCAGCGCCGAGCGGGCGCGGCTGGATTTTCGCTTCGATCTGACATTCCGCGACAAGCTTCGTGTCGGATACCTTTCAAACGACTTCCACGACCACGCCACGGCGCATCTGCTGATCGAAGCGCTCGAGGCGCATGACCGCGATCGCTGCGAGCTGCATGCGTTCTCGTTCGGCGCCGACGATCGCGGCGCCATGCGGGGCCGGCTGCACGCCATCTTCGACGGCTTCCATGATGTGACCGCGCTGAGCGACAGCGCCGCCGCGGCCGCGGTGCATGCCGCGCAGATCGATATTCTGGTCGACCTCAAGGGCTATACGCGCGGCGCCCGGACCGGAATCCTGATGCTGCACCCGGCGCCGGTCCAGGTGAATTTCCTCGGCTATCCCGGGACGCTGGGCGGCGACATCTGCGACTACATCATCACCGATCCGTTCATGACGCCGCTGGCCGTTGCGGCCGATTATTCGGAGAGTTTTGCCTACATGCCGCATTCGTACCAGCCGCACGGCCGGGCGGCGCTGGGCCCGGCGCCGACCCGTGCCGAGGTCGGCCTGCCGGACGCCGGCATCGTGTTCTGCTGCTTCAACCAGGCCTACAAGTTCACGCCCGCGGTGTTCGACCTGTGGTGCCGCCTGCTCGATGCGACGCCGGACAGCGTGCTGTGGCTGCTGGCGTCCGATCGGGCCGAGGGCAATCTGCGCGGCGAGGCGCTTCGGCGCGGCGTGGCGCCCGGTCGCCTGGTGTTCGCGCCGGAAACGACGCAAGGCGAGCATCTGCGCCGACTCCAGCTCGCCGACCTCGTGCTCGACACCGCGCCCTATGGCGCCCACACCACGGCGAGCGACGCGCTGTGGGCCGGCGTGCCGATCGTGAGCTGCGCCGGGGATACGTTTGCCTCGCGGGTGGCTGGCAGCCTGTTACATGCGGTCGGATGTCCCGAGCTCATTGCATCGGACGAGGCCGACTATCTGGCGGTGGCGCTGACGCTCGCCGCCGAGCCGGATCTGCTGCGGGCGGCCAAGGCCAGGCTCTGGCGCAACCGGCCGGCCGCGCCGCTGTTCGACGCTGCCGCCTATGCCCGGTCGCTGCAGGATCTCTACGACCAGATGTGGCGCCGCCGCAGCAGCGGCGGCGCGCCAGGGCCGATCTGGGCGTCGAAGTCTTGA
- a CDS encoding ATP-binding protein: MSMLTPHGECLLWTPELIWVNTVSDILISFAFFTIAFVLAFIVYRRRDFQFSYIFWAFALWVSVCGLTRLIEVLTIWVPAYSLEAATKGFLAFLSVGIAAALLLLLPRVLTMPSRAELRNAYAQLEEETRQRRSAEAMVRRFQEIEATEAQVRQAQKMEAIGQLTGGVAHDFNNILTVITGTIEILAEAVKDRPQLVQITSLINSAAARGADLTKHLLAFARRQPLQPRSVDINGMVVDTARLLRRTLGEQIEIESMLAHDSAPAMIDPSQLSTAILNLALNARDAMPDGGKLTLETKNVLLDAAYARMNPEVIPGNYVMIAVSDTGEGIPANLLDKVFEPFFTTKDVGKGVGLGLSMVYGFVKQSNGHIKIYSEPGHGTSVKLYLPQANADADAALSTIGAEGMERGDETILIVEDDSLVREYVIAQIKRLGYTTLAASKADEALALIDSATRIDLLFTDIIMPGGMNGRQLAIEALKRRPSLKVLYTSGYTENAIVHHGRLDAGVLLLTKPYQSADLARMLRTALNS; this comes from the coding sequence ATGTCGATGCTCACGCCGCATGGCGAGTGCCTGCTGTGGACACCTGAGCTGATCTGGGTGAACACGGTGTCCGACATCCTCATCTCCTTCGCCTTCTTCACCATCGCGTTCGTGCTCGCCTTCATCGTCTATCGCCGCCGCGACTTTCAGTTCAGCTACATCTTCTGGGCCTTCGCGCTGTGGGTGTCCGTCTGCGGGCTGACACGGCTGATCGAGGTGCTCACGATCTGGGTTCCGGCCTACAGCCTGGAGGCGGCCACCAAGGGCTTCCTGGCCTTCCTGTCGGTCGGCATCGCCGCCGCGCTGTTGCTGCTGCTGCCGCGGGTGCTGACGATGCCGTCCCGCGCCGAGCTGCGGAACGCCTATGCGCAACTCGAGGAGGAGACGCGGCAGCGGCGCAGTGCGGAAGCCATGGTCCGGCGGTTCCAGGAGATCGAGGCCACGGAGGCGCAGGTGCGGCAGGCGCAGAAGATGGAGGCGATCGGCCAGCTCACCGGCGGCGTCGCCCACGACTTCAACAACATCCTCACCGTGATCACCGGCACCATCGAGATCCTGGCCGAGGCGGTCAAGGACCGGCCGCAGCTGGTGCAGATCACCAGCCTGATCAACTCGGCGGCGGCGCGCGGCGCCGACCTGACGAAGCACCTGTTGGCGTTCGCCCGCCGCCAGCCGCTGCAGCCGCGCAGCGTCGACATCAACGGCATGGTGGTCGACACCGCGCGCCTGCTGCGCCGGACGCTCGGCGAGCAGATCGAGATCGAATCCATGCTGGCGCACGATTCGGCGCCGGCGATGATCGACCCCAGCCAGCTGTCGACCGCGATCCTGAACCTCGCGCTCAACGCGCGCGATGCCATGCCGGACGGCGGCAAGCTGACCCTGGAAACCAAGAACGTCCTGCTCGACGCCGCCTATGCGCGCATGAACCCGGAGGTGATCCCCGGCAACTACGTGATGATCGCGGTCAGCGACACCGGCGAGGGCATTCCCGCCAACCTGCTCGACAAGGTGTTCGAGCCGTTCTTCACCACCAAGGACGTCGGCAAGGGCGTCGGCCTCGGCCTCAGCATGGTCTACGGCTTCGTCAAGCAGTCCAACGGTCACATCAAGATCTACAGCGAGCCGGGGCACGGAACCTCGGTCAAGCTCTACCTGCCGCAGGCCAATGCCGATGCCGATGCGGCACTGTCGACCATCGGCGCCGAGGGCATGGAGCGCGGCGACGAGACGATCCTGATCGTCGAGGACGATTCGCTGGTGCGCGAATATGTCATCGCCCAGATCAAGCGGCTCGGTTACACGACGCTCGCGGCCAGCAAGGCCGACGAGGCGCTGGCGCTGATCGACAGCGCGACGCGGATCGATCTTTTGTTCACCGACATCATCATGCCTGGCGGAATGAACGGCCGCCAGCTCGCGATCGAGGCGCTGAAGCGGCGTCCCAGCCTCAAGGTGCTGTACACGTCGGGCTATACGGAGAACGCGATCGTTCACCACGGCCGCCTCGATGCCGGTGTGCTGCTGCTTACCAAGCCGTATCAGAGCGCCGATCTCGCACGCATGCTGCGGACCGCACTGAACTCTTGA
- a CDS encoding nuclear transport factor 2 family protein gives MSSLAPPFTLQTATQKVRMAENGWNSRDPERVSLVYTPDSRWRNRAEFITGRAEIVAFLSRKWAKELDYRLIKEIWAHSDDRIAVRFAYEWHDDSGNWFRSYGNENWEFDAQGLMQRRYACINDLPIKAVDRKFHWPLGRRPDDHPGLTDLGL, from the coding sequence GTGAGCTCTCTCGCCCCGCCGTTCACGCTGCAGACCGCCACCCAGAAGGTGCGCATGGCCGAGAATGGCTGGAACAGCCGCGACCCTGAGCGCGTGTCGCTGGTCTACACGCCCGACAGCCGGTGGCGGAATCGGGCCGAGTTCATCACCGGCCGTGCCGAGATCGTCGCCTTCCTCTCCCGCAAATGGGCCAAGGAGCTCGACTACCGCCTGATCAAGGAGATCTGGGCCCACAGCGATGACCGGATCGCGGTGCGCTTCGCCTATGAGTGGCACGACGACAGCGGCAACTGGTTTCGCTCCTACGGCAACGAGAACTGGGAGTTCGACGCGCAGGGGCTGATGCAGCGCCGTTACGCCTGCATCAATGACCTGCCGATCAAGGCGGTCGATCGCAAATTCCACTGGCCTCTCGGGCGCCGGCCGGACGATCATCCCGGCCTGACCGACTTGGGACTTTGA
- a CDS encoding TetR/AcrR family transcriptional regulator gives MRTLNERADVIPLIAEVFREFGFEGTSLSRITEMTGLGKGSLYHFFPGGKDEMGRAVLAHVDAWFEREIYAPLRDDPPEQSIARMWRGVDDYFRSGRRVCLVGAFALDETRDRFAAAIASYFTRWIEALRDALIRDGWPAAQAADGAEEVVLGIQGALVLARATGEAAVFGRALTRFQARLQRSSVV, from the coding sequence ATGCGGACGCTCAACGAGCGCGCCGACGTCATCCCGCTGATTGCCGAGGTGTTCCGCGAGTTCGGCTTCGAGGGCACCTCGCTCAGCCGGATCACCGAGATGACGGGATTGGGCAAAGGCAGCCTCTATCACTTCTTTCCAGGCGGGAAGGACGAGATGGGGCGGGCGGTGCTGGCGCATGTCGACGCCTGGTTCGAGCGCGAGATCTATGCGCCGCTGCGCGATGATCCGCCGGAGCAGTCGATCGCGCGGATGTGGCGTGGCGTCGACGACTACTTCCGTTCCGGCCGACGCGTCTGCCTCGTCGGGGCGTTCGCGCTCGACGAGACGCGGGATCGCTTCGCCGCCGCCATCGCCAGCTACTTCACACGCTGGATCGAGGCCTTGCGCGATGCGCTGATCCGCGACGGCTGGCCGGCGGCACAGGCCGCCGACGGCGCCGAGGAGGTGGTGCTCGGCATCCAGGGTGCACTGGTGCTGGCGCGCGCAACCGGTGAGGCGGCCGTTTTCGGCCGCGCGCTGACGCGGTTCCAAGCGCGCCTGCAACGATCATCCGTCGTCTGA
- a CDS encoding formamidase — MNGLGGLNKSDNGVVIGLVQLQLPVVVTKDDLARQTEKIVWMVGKARRNLGTMDLVVFPEYSLHGLSMDTNPEIMCRLDGPEVAAFRQACIDNKIWGCFSIMEHNPDGNPYNSGLIIDDRGDIKLYYRKLHPWIPVEPWEPGDLGIPVIEGPRGAKIALIICHDGMFPEMARECAYKGAEIMIRTAGYTAPIRDSWRFTNQANAFQNLMVTANVCMCGSDGSFDSMGEGMIVNFDGSIIAHGTTGRADEIITAEVRPDLVREARINWGVENNIYQLWHRGYVAVKGGAMDCPYTFMHDMVAGTYRLPWEDQVKVTDGTSCGFPAPTRAFGKLGRAAE; from the coding sequence ATGAACGGGTTAGGCGGTCTCAATAAATCCGACAACGGCGTGGTCATCGGCCTGGTGCAGCTGCAGCTGCCGGTCGTTGTGACCAAGGACGACCTCGCGCGGCAGACCGAGAAGATCGTCTGGATGGTCGGCAAGGCCCGGCGGAATCTCGGCACCATGGATCTCGTGGTGTTCCCGGAATACTCGCTACACGGGCTGTCGATGGACACCAATCCCGAGATCATGTGCCGGCTCGACGGGCCGGAGGTCGCCGCGTTCAGGCAGGCCTGCATCGACAACAAGATCTGGGGCTGCTTCTCGATCATGGAGCACAACCCCGACGGCAACCCCTACAATTCGGGTCTGATCATCGACGACCGCGGCGACATCAAGCTGTATTACCGGAAGCTGCATCCGTGGATTCCGGTCGAGCCGTGGGAGCCCGGCGATCTCGGCATACCCGTGATCGAGGGACCGCGCGGCGCCAAGATCGCGCTCATCATCTGCCATGACGGCATGTTCCCGGAGATGGCGCGGGAATGCGCCTACAAGGGCGCCGAAATCATGATCCGCACCGCCGGCTACACCGCGCCGATCCGCGACAGCTGGCGCTTCACCAATCAGGCCAATGCGTTCCAGAACCTGATGGTGACGGCCAATGTCTGCATGTGCGGCTCCGACGGCTCGTTCGATTCGATGGGCGAGGGCATGATCGTCAATTTCGACGGCAGCATCATCGCGCACGGCACGACGGGGCGCGCCGACGAGATCATCACCGCCGAGGTGCGCCCCGATCTCGTGCGCGAGGCTCGCATCAACTGGGGCGTCGAGAACAACATCTACCAGCTCTGGCACCGCGGCTATGTCGCGGTGAAAGGCGGCGCGATGGATTGTCCCTACACCTTCATGCACGACATGGTCGCCGGCACCTACCGGCTGCCGTGGGAGGACCAGGTCAAGGTCACCGACGGCACCTCCTGCGGCTTCCCGGCCCCGACACGCGCCTTCGGCAAGCTCGGCAGGGCGGCGGAGTGA
- a CDS encoding acyl-CoA dehydrogenase family protein yields the protein MSVSAKVIPRDWLDWPFFESRHRALCDQLDRFVGSGVLDDVDHGDVDTACRKIVRALGAAGLLDSAVVAPDADAGAIDSRAICLSRETLAYADGLADFAFAMQGLGSGAIALGGSPELRASVLPKVRAGEWLAAFALSEKEAGSDVAAMACAARLDGDTYVLDGEKTWISNGGIADVYTLFARTGEAPGARGISAFVVFPDDPGFSVAERIEVIAPHPLATLRLQNCRIPANRRLGAPGGGFKLAMQTLDIFRASVAAAALGFGRRALDEAQAHAQSRKMFGATLSDLQMTQAAFGEMATETDAAALLTYRAAWRRDVQKLPTTREAAMAKLTATETAQRVIDRAVQMFGGRGVRKGEIVESLYREIRALRIYEGATEVQKLIVAREFLKSRAGVVRG from the coding sequence ATGAGTGTTTCGGCGAAGGTGATCCCCCGCGACTGGCTCGACTGGCCGTTCTTCGAGTCGCGTCACCGCGCTCTGTGCGACCAGCTCGACCGCTTCGTCGGCTCGGGCGTTCTCGACGACGTCGATCACGGCGATGTCGACACCGCCTGCCGCAAGATCGTTCGCGCGCTTGGTGCCGCAGGCTTGCTCGACAGCGCCGTCGTGGCGCCCGACGCGGATGCCGGCGCGATCGACTCACGCGCGATCTGCCTGTCGCGCGAGACGCTCGCTTATGCCGACGGTTTGGCCGATTTCGCCTTCGCCATGCAGGGACTGGGCTCCGGCGCCATCGCGCTCGGCGGCTCGCCGGAGCTGCGCGCCAGTGTGCTGCCCAAGGTGCGCGCCGGCGAATGGCTCGCGGCCTTCGCGCTGTCGGAGAAGGAGGCGGGCTCCGATGTCGCCGCGATGGCCTGCGCGGCGCGGCTGGACGGCGATACTTACGTGCTCGATGGCGAGAAGACCTGGATTTCCAACGGCGGCATCGCCGACGTCTACACGCTGTTCGCCCGCACCGGCGAGGCGCCCGGCGCGCGCGGCATCTCCGCCTTCGTCGTGTTTCCCGACGATCCGGGGTTCTCCGTGGCCGAGCGCATCGAGGTGATCGCACCGCATCCCCTGGCGACGCTCCGCCTGCAGAATTGCCGCATCCCGGCCAACCGCCGGCTCGGCGCGCCCGGCGGCGGCTTCAAGCTGGCGATGCAGACGCTCGACATCTTCCGCGCCTCGGTGGCGGCCGCCGCCCTCGGCTTCGGCCGTCGCGCGCTCGACGAGGCGCAGGCGCATGCGCAGAGCCGCAAGATGTTCGGCGCCACGTTGTCGGACTTGCAGATGACGCAGGCGGCGTTCGGCGAGATGGCGACCGAGACCGATGCCGCCGCGCTCCTGACCTACCGCGCGGCCTGGCGCCGCGACGTGCAGAAGCTGCCGACCACGCGCGAGGCCGCGATGGCCAAGCTCACGGCCACCGAGACCGCCCAGCGCGTCATCGACCGTGCCGTGCAGATGTTCGGCGGCCGCGGCGTCCGCAAGGGTGAGATCGTGGAGAGCCTCTACCGCGAGATCCGCGCGCTGCGCATCTATGAAGGCGCGACCGAAGTGCAGAAGCTGATCGTCGCGCGCGAGTTCCTGAAGTCGCGGGCCGGCGTGGTGCGCGGCTGA